The Brasilonema sennae CENA114 genome includes a region encoding these proteins:
- a CDS encoding protein kinase domain-containing protein, producing MTNKLLNNRYQIIQVLGAGGFGETFLAEDIHMPSRRRCVIKQLKPIHNNPQIYQLVQQRFQREAAILEQLGGSSDQIPALYAYFQLDELFYLVQEYIEGDTLTTKLRQQGVFGENTVRELLVTLLPVLEYIHSKGIVHRDIKPDNIILRSSDQKPVLIDFGAVRETMGTVINSQGSLTSSIIIGTLGYMPSEQAMGRPVYVSDLYSLGMTIIYLLTGKYPQELETDPHTGEIVWRSYALNISSTIASVIDKAIAYHPRDRFASAREMLQACAGIANTILPTQPPSTQPSVRTPSPEAVVSTPSRERNPAHNNIVIGSAIATGLIGISVIIGLVLTKSSQPFPQQPVVKQTPNDSSWLSQRTVTDADLEGKSGFELDVMRNSIFARHGRRFDTTGLQQYFDKQPWYRPLYSPKDFPTSLLSSTEQWNVEYIAEYQDRYNRRYFQK from the coding sequence ATGACAAATAAGCTGCTTAACAATCGCTATCAAATTATCCAAGTACTAGGTGCGGGTGGATTTGGTGAAACTTTTTTGGCGGAAGATATACATATGCCTTCTCGCCGTCGCTGCGTGATTAAGCAACTCAAACCGATTCACAATAACCCCCAGATTTATCAACTAGTACAACAGAGATTTCAACGCGAAGCAGCGATATTAGAACAGCTAGGTGGAAGCAGTGATCAAATACCAGCTTTATACGCTTATTTTCAGTTAGATGAGCTATTCTACTTAGTTCAGGAGTATATTGAAGGCGATACGCTGACAACTAAACTCAGACAGCAGGGAGTATTTGGTGAAAATACTGTCCGGGAATTATTGGTAACTTTATTACCTGTACTGGAGTACATCCACTCAAAGGGCATTGTCCACCGTGATATCAAACCAGATAACATTATTTTGCGCTCATCAGATCAAAAACCAGTGCTGATTGATTTTGGTGCTGTACGGGAAACAATGGGTACAGTCATCAATTCTCAAGGGAGTCTTACTAGCTCAATTATCATTGGAACTCTTGGATATATGCCTAGCGAGCAGGCAATGGGTAGACCAGTTTATGTTAGTGATCTGTATAGTTTAGGCATGACTATTATTTATCTGCTGACAGGGAAATACCCGCAAGAACTGGAAACAGATCCACACACTGGAGAAATTGTTTGGCGCTCTTATGCTTTGAATATTAGCTCAACGATCGCATCTGTTATTGATAAAGCAATTGCTTACCATCCACGGGATAGGTTTGCCAGTGCTAGAGAAATGTTGCAAGCTTGTGCCGGAATAGCAAATACAATTTTACCGACACAACCGCCTTCTACTCAACCATCTGTCCGTACGCCATCTCCTGAGGCTGTTGTCTCGACACCTTCTAGAGAGCGCAATCCTGCTCACAATAATATTGTCATAGGAAGTGCAATTGCAACTGGGTTAATCGGTATATCTGTAATTATTGGTCTTGTGTTAACAAAATCTTCTCAACCATTTCCACAACAGCCAGTGGTAAAACAAACTCCAAATGATTCTTCTTGGCTTTCTCAAAGAACTGTAACAGATGCAGATTTAGAAGGTAAAAGCGGTTTCGAGCTTGATGTTATGCGAAATTCAATTTTTGCACGTCACGGTCGTCGTTTTGACACTACTGGCTTACAACAGTATTTTGATAAACAGCCGTGGTATCGACCTCTGTATTCACCAAAAGATTTTCCAACTAGCTTGCTCTCAAGTACAGAGCAGTGGAATGTAGAATATATTGCAGAATATCAAGACCGTTACAACCGCAGATATTTTCAGAAATGA